Sequence from the Aquipuribacter hungaricus genome:
GCGCTGCTCGGCGGGGGCGCCGCGACCGCGCTGGCGGGCACCCTGGTCGTCGCCGCATCGGGCAGCGTCGGCACCGCGCTGGCCGGTCTCGTGCTGGCCGCCGTCGGCACCGCCGTGCTGTTCCCCACGCTGCTCAGCCGCGCGGTGCGCGACGTGCCCGCCGCCCGGCGGGGCCGTGCCACCTCGACCGTCGCGACGACCGCCTACCTCGGCTTCCTCGCCGGCCCGGTCTACGTCGGCCTGCTGTCGCAGGCCACCGGGCTCCGCGGCGCCATGGTCGGGGTCGCGGCGCTCGTCGCCGTCGTCGGGGTGCTCGCGCCCCTCACCGGGAGGGCTCGACGGCAGGAGCGGGTACCGCCGGTCGTCCGCGCCGGGTACTGAGCCCGCAGGACCGCCCGGGTGCTCCGGGGACGGCGGTGGGCGGCAGCCGACCCGCCCGCCTACGCTCCACCCGGGTGCGCACGGTCGAGGACCGGGCGCTGGTCGTCCCGCGAGGCCGCGGGCACCGCGGCGCACGACGGACGGAGGGCACGGCCATGGACACGCAGGGGGCAGGCACGGACGGCGTCGGGTCGCGCTCCGACCCCGCCACGGCCCACCTCGAGCTCCACCAGGTCGTCGTCGGCTCGGAGTCCCTCACGCAGGTCCTGGACCGGGTTGCCCACCTGGCGACCCGCGCGGTGCCGGACGTCGACGAGGTGTCGGTGACCTTCGTCGAGGAGGGCCGGGGGCGGACCGTGGTCTTCACCGGGCAGCTCGCCGTCCAGCTGGACGAGCGCCAGTACGCCGACGGCTTCGGGCCCTGCCTGGACGCCGCCGCCACCGGCCGCATCGTGCAGGTCCCGGACACCGCCAACGACAGCTCGTACCCCGACTTCGCCGGGCAGGCGGTCCGGTCCGGGGTCACCCGGACGCTGTCCGTCGGCATGCCGGTCCACGGCCGCACCACGGGCGCCCTCAACATGTACGGCTTCCGGGGCACCGGCTGGGACGACCTGACCATCGCCATGGCGGACGGCTTCGCCGCGCACGCCGGCGTCGCCCTGGCCAACGCCGCGCTGTACGCCCGCGCGGTCGACGAGGTCTCCCAGATGCGGGAGGCCATGGCCTCGCGCGCCGTCATCGAGCAGGCCAAGGGCATGGTCATGGCGGCCCGGGGCTGCACGGCCGACGAGGCGTTCGCCGAGCTGGGCCGCATGTCCGCCCAGGCCAACCGCAAGCTGCGCGACATCGCCGAGGACGTCGTCTCCGACCTCGGCCGCTCCCTCTGACGCGCGGCCCCTGCGGGCCCCGCCGGCGGGGCCTAGGGTCGGTCCCGCGCACGCCCGTGGCATCCCGCCCCGGCCGCCAGACATCGGAGGCACGGCAGTGCCGGACCCGGTCGAGACCTCCCCCCTCACCCGCCTGTCGGGCGGCCTGCTGCCCCTGCTCGACGCCGCGATGCCCGGCAACATCACCGCCGTGCTGCGCCGCTTCCTCGTGGAGCACGCCGGTGCGAGCGACGCCGGGATCCTGCTGGCCGACTACGAGCTGAGCCAGCTGAGGCGGCTGTCGCCCCGGCCGGGCGAGACCGAGAAGGTCCCCGTGACGGGCAGCATCGAGGGGCAGTGCTTCGTCGCGCAGTCCCTGCTGGTCGACCCGGGCCGCACGG
This genomic interval carries:
- a CDS encoding GAF and ANTAR domain-containing protein — encoded protein: MDTQGAGTDGVGSRSDPATAHLELHQVVVGSESLTQVLDRVAHLATRAVPDVDEVSVTFVEEGRGRTVVFTGQLAVQLDERQYADGFGPCLDAAATGRIVQVPDTANDSSYPDFAGQAVRSGVTRTLSVGMPVHGRTTGALNMYGFRGTGWDDLTIAMADGFAAHAGVALANAALYARAVDEVSQMREAMASRAVIEQAKGMVMAARGCTADEAFAELGRMSAQANRKLRDIAEDVVSDLGRSL
- a CDS encoding MFS transporter — translated: ALLGGGAATALAGTLVVAASGSVGTALAGLVLAAVGTAVLFPTLLSRAVRDVPAARRGRATSTVATTAYLGFLAGPVYVGLLSQATGLRGAMVGVAALVAVVGVLAPLTGRARRQERVPPVVRAGY